The sequence GGTACCAATCAGCCCCCTCAGGATGTATCCCCAGGTTAACCTGCGTCTGTGTTCTGGCTCCACAgtcccacaggctgcagctggaaacCCAACAGGACAGCTCCACCTGCCAGGGAGGCCAAGGGAGACCACAAGGCTGAGGAGCAACAGAACAAGGGGAAGTGGCTTCAAATTGAACGATAGTAGGTTTAGGtatgaggaaaaatttctttactgtgagggtggtgaggcactgaaatagcttgctcagagaagttgtggatgcctcatccctgggaagtgctcaaggccagggcTCTGAGCCACCAAGGTGTCCTTGTCCACGGCAGGCAGGTCGGAACGGGACGATCTTTAACCTCCTTTCCGACCCAAGCCCGTCTAGGGCTCTGTGACCCTGTGCGGGCCCACCCCACCGCCCGCCCCCGGAACCAGCGGCCGCTCCGGGCGGAGGAACCGCGGGCCCAGCGGGGTCGCCCAGGGGCCAGCGCCGCGCGCGCGCCGCGGCCCGACCGGCAGCCGGCTGCACCAATCAGGAGAAGGGGCGGCCCCGCAGCTGGCCAATGGCGAGGCGCCGTGCCGGGAGGGGaggggcggggcgcgggcggcATGTGGCGGGCGCTGGCGGGAGCGCGGCGGCTCCTGCGGCCGCTcggggccgcggccgggggCGCTCCGCGGGCGGAGCCGCCGCTATTCCGGGCCCCGCCGGGTCGGGGctgcgcggcggcggcggcgggaggcggaGCCGGACCCGGGGCACTGGGGGCGGCGGAGCAGCGCCAGCCGGCAGGTAGGGCCCAGCCTGGGGCCGCGCTGCGGAGGTGCCCAGCGGGACCTTGAGCGGAGTGTGCCGCCTGTTGAGGAAGGGGCACACGTGGAATCGCGCCTGCAGCTGCGGGGGATCCTCGCCGTGCGCAGTGCCGTGGGACCGGCCGGGATCGCGGGTcacggcaccggcaccgggccGGCACGGCCTCCGCAGCGCTGCTGGGAAGTGAGGAGCCGGCCGTGTACAGGGATCCCTGCCGGCCGCACGCCGTGCCGTACCGTGCCGTGCCCTTCGGTAACAGCCTcggaacagggacagggacgggccGGGTgtgcccggggctgggctgcGGCTGTTCCGCACAGCTCCTCTCGCCCGGATCTGACCGAGACGGGCAGTGCCTGGTGATGTTCACCCAGGCAGGCTCTGGAGGCTTCTCAGGTGGCTACCAGGCAAATCTTTGCCTTCTGTAACACCGCTGTGTCCGGAGGATCTGTGGccactgctgcttttcaagATGTGTGACCACAGCAGAAAGTTGAAAGAGTGCCCTGAGCTGAAAGCCTTAAATTTACAGAGATCTGATCCAATTTCATATCCCCATTCATGCATATAATTGTAACTATTGTTcctttgtttggctttttctttataTTGGGAAATATAAAGCTTGGCTTTGTGCTGGTGCTCAGTCTGCACTAATGTTCGTTTTATAGTGGCAGACTAGCACTGCTGACAGATTCAAATTATGCCTAAAGTGTGAATAGAAGTTGCATCTACCTAATTAGGACAAAttagaaataaacttttttcaTGGTGTGAACAGAACATAGTTTCACTGATTTACTGTTCTGTAAGCTGGCTTCCTTAAACTGTTGAAGGACTAAAGCTTCCTCTACAATATCTTAATGCTCTGCACCAGgtcagggaaaaagaaaaaaagatggcCATACTCTGCCTGCAGATAAAACCATGTCTTCACTCTGCATCATGTCAcctccatttttaaaatattggttTCTTCTACTTAACATTCTAGAACAGTTTAATCACAACGTATTATCACAGATTGTTGAAAAGCATcgttctgaaatattttcaattttgtcTGTTGTTTTAATAATGTCTCTTGAAGTCCGTAGGTTTAATTCATCTGCATTGACAAGTGAATGATATTACTGGCTTTTAAATAGCAACAACAAGAAATAAGTAAGTTAGCAAAAACCACAGTGATGGTGTTGTTTGCTGGAAGAGTGCTTACTTCTCCACTTTGGTGGCTgtaaaagtgattttaaaaaatctgcagtTCACGTTGCATTGTCAGTATCAAACCAAACTCAGTGAGTGACAGGCTTAGGCTGTAATTCAGTTATTGTTATTTTATGGCTTtaagtgatttatttttgcaattaaaaagaaaatttcccaCTGTACTATTTTTCTATGTGCTCCAGATACTGTTCTTCCAAAGTTCAACATTGACTTGGCTGTAGCACTGCTGAGGCAGGAAAATGCTAAAGACATCTGTGTCATCCAGCTATCTCCAGAACTAAAATACTGTGATTATTTTATAATTGTGAGCGGATTTTCAACGCGACATCTTCATGCAATGGCAAATTACATGCTGAAAATGGTAAGACCATAGTTCTTGCTGCTCTCTCTGAGTTTTGGGAATGTGTTTAAGTGTTGTGAAGGGAATTTCCCCAGGATTGTGTGTGTAGGGGTGTACCAGGTAAGATAAAACTGATGGCATTATGTAATTTAGTCCTGAATACATCTAGGAAGtaactgggttttttcctttagcaGTACTACACTAAATATAGGTATTATGATTTAGGAACAGATCTCTCTGTATGTGGAATGCTGAGGACACAGTTGGGTGACTAGAACATGAGTGATGTGAGATGGTGATGATGACCTGTGTCTGCCTTTATTTTTGTCCAGCAAGCACCATTCCTATTCCCAGTCATTCAAAATAGCTTTATCTGGCTGTTCTCAAACCCTGATCCTTAAAATTTCCACTTTCTCAGATACATTGTAAGGCTGGAAAAAAAGTTGGCCTCTTAAGAGGCTCAGGATCCGCTCATGAGCTTTAAGCAAACTGGTGGTTAATGGTGCCCCTGCTGTGCATGtactgcaggagaggagaggcagcagccatcCTTGCTCAGAAATCCTCTGCTGCTTGCCTTTGGAAGAAGGAGAACTTCTCAGTACAGGAATGGAGGTCAGAATAAAATTACTGGTCGAGCTTAGAGATGAGGGTGAAACTCAGTAGGGAGAAACTTTCTTTCCTGAGAAGAGCCATGCAGCTGTTAGAAAGCACAGCATGAGGAATATGACCACCCCATCAGTCAGCTGTCTGTATTCAGCCTGGAGTTTGCCTTCTTACCACCCACTTTATTTCCCTTCCTGaccctgtttttcctttcactctTGGTTTTGCTCTCTTCCTTCCAATCCCATTGGTTTCAGCGGGGAGACTCATGGGGGAAAGGAGAGTGGGAGAGATGGTTTAGCTTTCCAGGGCCTTTCAGAACAGGTATGGGGAGTTTCTTGTGTTCTCTGCAGGAACTGGTACATCTTGCTAAATGCAAACCAAAATGTTGCCTTTAGCTGGAAATTGCATTAATGGGATTTGGGTGTGCAAAATCAGAGTGCTTAGTATCTACTCTATTGCTTGTATAACTTGCTAGTCTTAACAGTTTTTCAtttcccccagagcaggagagatCAGTGAGTACCACCTGCCCTGCAAAAACTTGGCTGGGCTTCATGGCTGCACCCTCTGGTGGCTGTAAAAGCAGCAATTTGGCAAGGGCAGAGCCTCTTGGGAGGCATGGTGTCCTCCTGGGCATCCTGAGAAACTGAGGAGCCTGGTCAAGTACTTGGGGTTGGCTGAGTTTGTCTCACACTGGAAATTTTCTAGGTAAAAAGTAGCTGAAGCTTAAGAGGTAAAGCAGAGCAAGTGCTCCAGTGTGCTGCCGGGCAGTTGGCAAGCTTTACTGCCATTCCTAAACCCTTATGATTTACTCACAGTAAAGCAAAGAGGTGCTCAGGTGTAGCATGAGATCTTCCTGTTCTGCTTCCAGGAGCTTGAGAATGGCAAAGGCCCACATCCCCATCTGGTTTGCTGTCAGAGGAAGAAGCTAACACTTGGCTGTGTTGTAACTGTTCACCTTACACAGCTCTAAAGATAAGGCTTGCAAACTGGTAGCAGGGATCAGCTTTTGCAACCTGATGACAGCTGATGGCAATTCACACTGGGCTTTTTGAGCAGACTGTTGGAGTCTTTTGAAGATACCTCACAAACCATCTTAAAGAAAGGAAGGTAGAAATGGTTAACTGAGTTAACATTTTGAaagttttctgtgctggtttgCAAACTAGCATCATTACCCAGCAGCTAACAGCTGCATTTTGTGGTAATTGCATTCCCAGTGAAGTGAGACTCATTTGCCATGCTGGTACAGTTGGTTTGTGTTCTGTCTTCCATGGCAGAATGGACTTCTGGAGCCATTTCTATCGATACTCCTAGTAGAGGAACAAGTAGGTTATGGCCAGATCTGAAAGTGACCATACTTCAGCCTTGAGCTGTCAAATTTCTCCAGCCCTGGTGGGTGTTTGGGTTCTTCATGTACTGCCTGGGGAGAGCTGAGCCTCTCAAGCTGACACCACAAAAGGCATCACAGGGAGCTGCCCACTGTCCCTGACTGACCTTGTGCAGCCCTGCTTTgagctgccccctcccctgACCCAGTAATGGAAAGACAATAGTATTTAGTATTCATCTCAATAAAAGATAGCTACAAAATTCTTGGACAGTGGCATGGGAATCCAGAGCATTAGTATTTCAGATTTGAGAAATCTGTATATATTTTCCATTAGTACAAATGTATATtagcctttttcttttgtgcagaCCCCAGGACCACCATGAAGCAATCTAACCCATTTAAGCTTTGGAACAACTCAGCAAAGTCAAGCTTCTCTGTTAAGTTTGagtgctttttaaataaatgtaatggACTTAATTTTCTgccattcattttttttttctcagtacaAGCATCTCAAAGAAGAAGGTGGTCCTCATATTCAGATTGAAGGAAAAGAGACAGATGACTGGCTGTGCATTGATTTTGGTAAATATTTGTGAAtctgagaaaaacaaagttctgCATGAGCTCTTTGTTGACAGAAGCATCTCACCATGAACCCTGGTTGCTGTGGAAAGTTCAcagttctctgctgtttggGAATTCCAATTGTTGCTTGAACTCACTGagataataaattatttttcattaaatatcttTGGCATTGAGAAAAAAACAGTAACTGCTCTTCAGTGGCTAAAACAGGTCCTAATAAATTGAAGGTAACAatagtgggggaaaaaaagctacTTCAGTCAGTTTCCTGAGGTTTCTGTAATCCATGTTTGGCTAAATGGGAGCTCATTGTACACTGCCTTACTAGTGAACTATTGAACACACTTTTTCACTGTCCAGATCATACCATCACATGGAGTAAAACCTCAGTCCTAAGACACTGAGTTTAATTCTTTATTCTACAAGTGTGAAACTCTACACAAATACAAAAGACTACATTCAAAAAGCAGTTCTCCTTCACTGCTACTTTTAGAATCTCACCCCCTGGCTTGGTGTTTTGACCTAAAAGATGAAAATGATGTTTTCACCTACGGATGAGTGAGGAACACCACAGCCACTGATGTTGAGCCTGGGCTACCTTATGATAATAATTATTGAGGGTaataactgaaaattaattGGAATTCAAGGGAATAACTACAGAAAAGTGCATTAGACAAACACTGGAATTAACATTCTCTGCTGTTGGCACAGAATTAATGAAACCAGAAAAACTTAGTACATCAAAGTCTGAACCTATTTCATTGTAAAAACCACCTGAAAAGTGAGCAACACACCTAGGAAGAATTACTTTGGCTTTAGCAGAATGCTGACAATACAAGAAAGCTGAAAATCCATCTGTCACCTTGGAGGACTCTTTCACTGAAATTCCTTTTGTATTTCGTCTGTCCCATAGATGTCATAATTTCTTTGGTTTGGAGTCTTGTGATAGTGTCTTGTTGATAAGTATTGTGTCTCGTATATTGTTACTGTAGTCTTGGAGTTTTTTGAAAGACTGACAAATTCCTAACACTGAGAaactggaagcagcagcttAGGAAAGGACTTTTATCAGCTGCCATTTTGTATCTAGCCAGAAAGGGGGTGGAGGGCTTGAACTCTGCTCAGCTGAAGGTGTAGTAGTGCTTTACTGTTCTCATGAATTCATTGTGGATTTCTGTTCTGTGCAGGTAACATAGTGGTTCATTTCATGCTGCCAGAGACACGAGAGGTTTATGAACTGGAGAAGCTGTGGACTCTTGGTCCCTATGATGACCAGTTAGCACAGATGATTCCACAGTCCCTGCCAAAGGACTTTATCTTTGGACTGACTCCCAACAGCAGTGATCATCTGGAGACAAGAACTTAAAGCAGCTACTGCATGGAAGGAGGACAAGTGTGCCTGAGTCATAGAGTCTTGAGAGCTGAGTAGTCAGTACAGTTGATCAGTACAAAACTGTGGTTTTATTGGGTGTGCCCCGGTAGAGTTCTGAGCAGGCTAAAGTGAGCAGCATCATAGAATCACTGAGAttgcaaaaaaacctcaagagTCCAACCATGAAATGTCAAAGGAATCCTATCAGAGCTTCCCAGGGGAGCCACTGGCATAGTGGAGTTTGCagtgagaggagcagggcaaAGACAGCTGCTTAAGCTGGAACTCTTGCTCAGCCTCTAGAGTAATTGTTTTTCTAATATCTTTGAAAGACACCCTGTAGTGGCAGTGCAAAACAGACTGGAGTGCTGCAAGGAAAATGACACTTCTTGTGTTGAGCCATTTGCTTCTGGTCACAATAAAGCAAGTCATGGTCTGAAGGGGGGACAGAAAACAGACTGGTGTTACTGAGAACATAAAAGCCAAGAGCAACAGTGACAAATAAATGTGCTTTGAGTTATCAGAACAGTAAATCAGTTTTCCAGCCAAGGCAAACCTggttttaataataaaaaagtccCAAACTGAAATGCTTCAATTACTTGTTTTCATGTGAGAGGATTCAGCTCATCCTTCATGTGCAGTTGACTCCTCTCTTAGCTTTCCTCTCACCTGCTTTCTGAAATGGGCCACTGAGACAACACACTGTGGCAGTGAAAACCTTCAACTCTTTGAAGTGGAAATGGACTGTTCAGCACTTTCAGAAGTCACTGTTCAATGTTCTTAGCATGACTGATGCATGGTCTGATAACCAGTTAAAGAACTTCAAGGTGGTAACCAATTTGTCTGTATAAGACAACATGCTTTTCTGTACTACAGGACAGGAGTGTTACCACTGGAGTAGGATCTCTTCCTCTTGGGGAAGTTTGCACTGCCATGTATCAGAAATGGGAGAGGGTAATGACCTTTTTCTCCTCATAGCCCACAAATTTCTGCAAGCCCTGTCTgcatctctgccctgcacagcagcttgTTTGTAAGGCTCAAAGTGAGCCTGGTCTTTGTGCTCACTTTGTGTGGCTGTGTTGTTCAGGAAGAAGTGTGTTTGTTTGAAAGaatccaaacaaaccaaaacccacttCTCCCTCTATTTCAGGTCATGTTTTCTTGCTGTGTCTACCTCTGTTTTTAATGAATGATTGCCTCCAAGTTCACCTGCTCTTTGATACAGGGCAGCAGATAGTTCTGCAATGAAGGGTATTTGTTAAGTGTAGTTAAACCATGCAGGTAAAACATCTTTGCCCACAAAACAAATATGTTGTTGGGAAATATAACTGCAGAGAAAGgttttcaaaatgctttgttACACTTTTTGAAAGTAATCACATGGGAGAAAGATAGCCTTGGCTGTCTTACAGCCTGATGGGTTCTAAATCAGGCATTTCCTCCTAGGAGGGATGCGTAGGAGTAACTTCATCTTATTCCCTGAAACATTTCcctttcactgctgctgaggATAAGTTATATGTGCTGAATAGAGGTAGGTGCAGCAAACATTACACCATCATATGAACCCACTTTTAGTAACCAGAACTGCGTACAGTATCCTGTCTGAAAGAGCAGTAACAAAAGGAGTACCCAGAAAACAACAACTGTGTGAACAGGCTAGGACTCTTAGAGGTGAAAAGGGTTACTAgtctaaaagacaaaaaaaacagaagagaaaaatacccAGTAAATTAAATATAGCTGACTTAACTGGCAAAGGATAATGTGAAAAGGAGTTCTATGAACATCTACTGGTTGCTATTAAGCAATCAGAACTGCCAGCCTAGGGAAAGAGCTTGGTCCTCATCCATTTAAACAAAGCATTTCTAATCTCTGGTGAGATGCTGCAGTGCTTCAACCACGTTACCTGCCTGCCTTGGTGAGACTATGGCCTGATAGTCCCAGAAGCTGGGAGGTAGGAATTAACCCAGCCTGGGTTAATTTAGTGTGCAACACTAAAGCCCTTTTGGAAAGAAGACATTTGGGAATTATTTCATTTGGATAAATCAGGTGGTTTCtgggtaaaataaaaataccaagCAGTTTGTGCAAGGAGTGTGTGGATTCAGCATTCAGTCCTTCTGGACAAGTACATGTAGGTTTGGCTCTGTGAAGGATCCCGTGATGAGATGAACAGGAGAAACCATTAAGTGGAACTTCTGTCATCATTTCTCTGATTTCTTGCACTGCATCTGAGTAACTTCATTTTCAAGCAGTGTTTGTGTCAGTCACTTGAGCTAACATCTCTGTTAGCACTCAAGCTGGGCTCTTTCTCAACAGTTTCTCATGTTTGTCTAAGAATCCTCCACCTCACCCATATCAAGCCCATGCTGTCTTGCACAGCACACATGCTCCATTTAATGGAAAAGAGCGCATGCCTTGGAAATTGCAGCTTAAGAATAAAAGCTCTGGAAGGTTAGAAGCAAATAAGAATGTTATGATAAAGCAAACGCTTAAAACAGTCAGGGGTTGAGCTGTCACAAATGCACCAGCAGTACAAAGCAAGGCTTGACTTTTTATGCTGCTCAAGTGACAGGGTGCTGTTTCTGAGAGGAAAGCTTGATATTGACATGGAGAAATGAGCTTAGGGTGCCCTGTGAAATGCAATACTCTATGCAGTGCCTTCTACAGACATAATTTCTTCAATTCCCTCTTTCTGCTGGTTGGTCCCAAGAAATGAGCTGTGAAGTAGGAAGGTGAAGGAATTTGGAAAACAAGTTGGGCTTCCCAGTTCTCTTTGAAAAGATATGGAATTGTGTAATTCATGATGCTCCTTCATTCCCCAACTCATCCCTCTCATGTAAGCATTCAGTTAAACATCTGGTCTCGTTTTACTCCACATAATGTTAACAAGGATCAAAATGGAGAGGTGGTACCACCTCACTGGCAAGTGGTGTGTTTGGGTGGTCGTGGTAGGAGTGAGAGATTGCCAGCCATTTGTTTGCCTACGTGACTGGTTCTGCCTGTCCAAGCTTCTAGGGCCACATTGATGGCAAAGCTTCATCATTCCAAGACCACCACAGCAGAGACTGGGTAAAAACAAACTGCCTCCTCTCTCCCCCtacccacccccccccaaaaaaatttactGCATTTCTAATTTCATGTTTGTCCTGAGAGTCAGGACTGTCAAGTCCATGTTCCTTCCACAGCAAATGAGCCCAAGTGAATGGTGCAAGGCAAACCATGAAGCATGGGCTGTCCTACAGACAACATGGCATTGTTAGATGGGAGGGAGAAGATTCATTACAAGCCACAGAAGTCACAGCTTCTTTTTTGGGAAGTGCAAAGATTGCAACCTGGCTGTCCTAGCAGCTGTGGAATGAATACCTCTAGGTTACTGCTCATCCTTATCCAGTTATTATGGACAGAAAACCAACTTGATCAAAGCACCGCAAGTACTCGGGACGGTCTGTCCCTATGCctcaataattttaaaaaaacaccacacAACTGTATCTGATGATAGGAGTTAAACTCTTTATTCCATTCAGAGGCATCTGGCAAGTAGAGCTGCATTGGGGGGCACATTACAGATGAAAAATGATCCATACTTTCTGGATATTGAAATCATTTACAGTATTTACTTTCTAGCTATTCCCAAATACTCCAAATTACCAAGTCtcaattgaaaagaaaaacatgagaTACCATATTAAGTCTAGAAATTTAAGAGAGATGACAGTATTTAAATCAGCAGATGTAAATGCAGCGCCTATCtgtaaagtaatttttaatggaaaataagtCAAATCCTTCTCAAATGTTAAGAAAGGAACGTCCGACTGACTTAAGCctcaacaaaaattaaaatgctatgTACTTTCCATActtcagtaattttaaattcattgtaagaaaaaaaaattatcctaaAGGCTAGATGAAGGTCACtgtcaaaaaaggaaaagaaactcatttttctttgctaaAACTACAACATaagtttgtggtttttaaaCCAATTAGTAAAGAAGAGATGCAGGAAAAACACTTCAGAccattttcaaaattatctAATCTGTACAACAATGATCTTTGGGAAAATTATCTAGTCTATGTAGTAATGCCTCTATTTCAACATGAACCTAAGAGGTAGATAACAAAATGATGAAACAAATGTTTTTGCTCGCTGTGCCCCTCAAATCAGTGCAGCATGGTGATTCTGATCATCTCATGCACaaaaaaacatcacaaaaaaagGTTCAGAGGTAATAGCATGGCTCTGTcgaccacacacacacaggcgcgcacgcgcacacacacacacagcagtcTTTATGCACCATGTGTtgccacattttttttttcttaaactgagGTAGACTGAAGTTTATTGTAGAAACTTGAATGTGTCACTATTACCACAATCATCATTCAAATTACatttggaaatttaaaaatttggtAACTTTCCTGTTATCCCTGccttttgacattttttttttttgttctcctctAATGGTTGGTTGCAGAACGTGCATAAATCCTGCTGCATCTATTATAAGCCAGGCTAGAGAGGTtgttgtttagttttgttttttttttcttgtaatcaTTTTCAAAACCTTCAAAGTGGCTTAGTGTGGCCCATAACAGCGGCTGGATATGTAAACTTAGCCTTTCATTATCTTTCAATGTGATCAAACACTGTTTGACCTTCCCCCATCGTGGTAACTGAAAGCAGTATGATGTgatctgcaggcagcagagaccCTTCTGGCCTCAAAAAATGCTCCAGCAGATCAAGTGTTCTATCAAACTGAAGATGAAGCTTGCTCTTTGAACAAAATGGCAAAGTCCAAATGGGCTGCAAATGGTTAAATGTAGCATTATTAGGTAGTGATGGTCAAAGGCACAAAGGGTTCATGCATTCAATCAagtagcacaaaaaaaaaaattcagcctcTTGCAGCCTTCTAAATTTTTCCCCCAACCCCAGCCTCTTGCCATCACTTCCTTGTCCTGTTCCCAAAAAAGTACCGTCACAAACTTTTTCATCCCatcttaaaagaaaactaaacGGC comes from Zonotrichia leucophrys gambelii isolate GWCS_2022_RI chromosome 2, RI_Zleu_2.0, whole genome shotgun sequence and encodes:
- the MALSU1 gene encoding mitochondrial assembly of ribosomal large subunit protein 1, whose amino-acid sequence is MWRALAGARRLLRPLGAAAGGAPRAEPPLFRAPPGRGCAAAAAGGGAGPGALGAAEQRQPADTVLPKFNIDLAVALLRQENAKDICVIQLSPELKYCDYFIIVSGFSTRHLHAMANYMLKMYKHLKEEGGPHIQIEGKETDDWLCIDFGNIVVHFMLPETREVYELEKLWTLGPYDDQLAQMIPQSLPKDFIFGLTPNSSDHLETRT